A genomic stretch from Verrucomicrobiota bacterium includes:
- a CDS encoding HAMP domain-containing sensor histidine kinase, translating to MIERKKQRSLSTQRRVASTPCPETQFLPYLAQIDLFSEERTETLLSLAKTLEQVEFPAHAVIYAEGDAGEDMFILLKGELNITKHNRFITVLNPIDYIGEMALIENLPRSATVVSATPVRLLRLSGTSFHDYLLSNPHALVKMLQTLSRRIRRDTEQLAREYEKANILIHDMRDRMSAFVLLDFLDDAALPAEARRTLTLLQQVRSDLASMSEEALANAKGLRYCKECGINSLHALVEDVRDTLSHHPDVKGKPIVVESVGAIPDIPFDRVGISRVMTNLVINAGQASQTGSPIVIRLSADRERASIAVTDQGCGIPETIKDKVFLPQFTTKPHGHGLGLASCKEIVEGRHGGALHLVSQEGQGTTFRVALPISRPSNELRG from the coding sequence ATGATTGAAAGGAAAAAACAGCGTTCCTTATCTACCCAGCGCCGGGTAGCGAGCACCCCATGCCCGGAAACTCAATTTCTGCCATATCTGGCCCAAATTGATCTCTTCAGCGAGGAGCGGACCGAGACCCTGCTGTCGCTGGCGAAGACTCTTGAGCAGGTTGAATTCCCGGCCCACGCCGTCATTTACGCTGAAGGCGATGCCGGCGAAGATATGTTCATCCTGTTGAAGGGCGAGTTGAACATCACGAAACACAATCGCTTTATCACGGTCCTCAACCCGATTGACTACATCGGTGAGATGGCGCTCATCGAAAACTTGCCACGGTCCGCCACCGTCGTAAGCGCGACGCCAGTACGGTTGCTGCGGCTCTCCGGCACCAGCTTCCACGATTATCTGCTCTCGAATCCCCACGCGCTGGTCAAGATGCTGCAGACCTTGAGTCGCCGCATCCGCCGGGACACCGAACAGCTTGCCCGAGAGTACGAAAAGGCCAATATTCTAATCCACGACATGCGTGATCGGATGTCGGCCTTTGTCCTCCTGGACTTCCTCGATGACGCTGCCCTGCCAGCGGAGGCACGGCGGACCCTCACCCTGCTCCAACAGGTCCGGAGCGACCTTGCCAGCATGTCGGAGGAGGCACTGGCCAATGCCAAGGGCCTACGGTACTGTAAAGAATGCGGGATCAATTCCCTCCACGCCTTGGTCGAGGACGTTCGCGACACGCTAAGCCATCATCCGGATGTCAAAGGCAAGCCCATTGTCGTTGAAAGTGTGGGCGCCATTCCCGATATCCCGTTTGACCGGGTTGGCATTAGCCGGGTCATGACCAATCTGGTAATCAACGCCGGTCAGGCAAGCCAAACCGGCAGTCCCATCGTCATCCGACTCTCCGCCGATCGCGAAAGGGCGTCCATCGCCGTGACGGACCAGGGCTGCGGCATTCCCGAGACGATCAAGGATAAAGTCTTTCTGCCCCAATTTACCACCAAACCCCACGGACATGGGCTGGGACTCGCTTCCTGTAAGGAAATCGTGGAAGGAAGGCACGGTGGAGCGCTTCACTTGGTGAGCCAGGAAGGTCAAGGCACGACCTTCCGGGTTGCCTTACCCATTTCGCGCCCCAGCAATGAACTCCGCGGATAG
- a CDS encoding acetylxylan esterase yields the protein MNNLETTTSRGNRQWQLMQRWLTTAVCLLAFSAGAAGTPATLPFIINSDEASGIYPSDRDIVFTVKPGEGKTPADLEAALVKIVFNGVEEFKAEKSLAADAITLRVKPGQPGSYRCDVSQPVAGTKSAVVSAGAVVTPAKIAPAIPEPADFDAFWQTRKDALKTKPLSFELKPLSDDQRKHVTRLAEAGYECFDLSIEVPIPGIRPVRGYFARPKNVPAGGCPALLYLRAAGVSGAWCVANPWEAMNRAKEHGVMVLDINAHGIPNDLTKEAYQQLEKGELLDYKFQARTNKNTFYFVGMYLRLLRSVDFLCAQKEWDGRHLIAMGGSQGGGQALAAAGLDDRVSAVSAVVPAMCDLSGILVKRTSGWPNPVGFSAPKDQPEVSAAVSYCDNVNLASRSKAETQIFVGLIDTTCPPQGVFAAYNNLRTVKSILAYPHMGHTSVPKEDLWIGDTPVMQNNFIKRHLEQH from the coding sequence ATGAACAATCTGGAAACAACAACCAGCAGAGGGAACCGGCAGTGGCAACTGATGCAGCGATGGCTTACCACCGCCGTTTGCCTGCTCGCCTTTTCAGCCGGAGCCGCCGGGACGCCGGCCACGCTCCCCTTCATTATCAACTCCGACGAGGCTTCTGGCATCTATCCGTCGGATCGCGATATTGTCTTCACGGTGAAGCCCGGGGAAGGCAAGACACCCGCCGATCTTGAAGCGGCCCTCGTGAAGATCGTTTTCAATGGCGTTGAAGAGTTCAAAGCCGAGAAATCGCTGGCCGCAGACGCCATCACGCTGCGTGTCAAGCCGGGCCAGCCCGGCTCTTACCGCTGTGATGTCTCCCAGCCGGTTGCCGGAACCAAATCCGCAGTCGTCTCCGCTGGCGCAGTTGTCACTCCCGCCAAGATCGCCCCGGCCATCCCGGAGCCTGCGGATTTCGATGCTTTCTGGCAGACCAGAAAAGATGCGCTAAAAACAAAACCGCTCAGTTTTGAATTAAAGCCGCTATCCGATGATCAGCGCAAGCATGTCACTCGGTTGGCGGAGGCTGGCTACGAGTGCTTCGATCTGAGCATTGAGGTCCCGATTCCGGGCATCCGTCCGGTAAGAGGCTATTTCGCCAGGCCTAAAAACGTCCCGGCGGGCGGCTGTCCGGCATTGCTCTACCTTCGGGCCGCTGGCGTTTCCGGCGCGTGGTGTGTCGCGAATCCCTGGGAAGCGATGAACCGCGCCAAGGAGCATGGGGTCATGGTGCTTGACATCAACGCTCACGGCATTCCCAACGACCTCACCAAGGAAGCCTATCAGCAGCTCGAAAAGGGAGAACTGCTGGATTATAAATTCCAGGCCAGGACCAATAAAAACACCTTCTATTTCGTGGGCATGTACCTTCGACTGCTGCGCAGTGTGGACTTTCTTTGTGCCCAGAAAGAATGGGATGGCCGCCATCTCATCGCCATGGGCGGCAGCCAGGGCGGCGGACAAGCCTTGGCGGCTGCCGGGCTCGATGACCGCGTCTCCGCCGTGAGTGCCGTCGTTCCCGCAATGTGCGATTTATCCGGCATCCTCGTAAAGCGCACTTCCGGCTGGCCGAATCCAGTCGGTTTCTCCGCGCCAAAAGACCAGCCGGAGGTCTCCGCAGCGGTCAGTTACTGTGACAATGTCAACCTCGCCTCCCGTTCAAAAGCCGAGACCCAAATCTTCGTGGGCCTGATAGATACCACCTGCCCACCTCAGGGCGTGTTCGCCGCCTATAACAATCTCCGCACCGTGAAATCCATCCTTGCCTATCCTCACATGGGACACACCAGCGTGCCCAAAGAAGATTTATGGATCGGCGACACTCCCGTAATGCAAAATAATTTTATCAAACGGCACCTCGAACAACACTGA
- a CDS encoding MFS transporter has translation MDTVTYLKLSAMMFMQFAVWGAWMPVLAARLMGPMKLTGSQTGWIYATLPLASMISPLIAGPLADKYVDTGMIMAFCHAVGAVLLFIAARTTTFKPMFLVMLAYSMLYGATLPLVNSLMFTHLTDPDNQSPGIFIWAPVAWAMIGWVLSGWRNLRKSENDGSDCLKLAACLSVVMTLICLVQPATPPKGGAGVPILKALSMLSEPKFLVFILVSVVVAGTMQFYFLGTARYLTDMGASGKNVPAIMGIAQAAQAVATLVALGALLKAVGPKWTITIGAISWMTLYLVYVMKLPKSIIVSAQVFHGLAYVFFIIGGVIYVNMVAPKEIVNSAQGLLAQVTTGIGLFLGTQLAGISMDRFATNGQVNWSKVFMVPLICTAAGVVALILAF, from the coding sequence ATGGACACGGTAACGTATCTTAAACTGAGTGCGATGATGTTCATGCAGTTCGCCGTCTGGGGCGCGTGGATGCCTGTATTGGCGGCGCGGTTGATGGGCCCCATGAAACTGACCGGCAGCCAGACCGGATGGATTTACGCCACGTTGCCGCTGGCCAGCATGATTTCCCCGCTCATCGCCGGACCGCTGGCCGATAAGTACGTGGATACCGGGATGATCATGGCTTTCTGCCACGCGGTGGGCGCGGTCTTATTGTTCATCGCCGCGCGAACCACCACGTTCAAGCCCATGTTCCTGGTGATGCTGGCGTACTCGATGCTCTACGGTGCCACACTACCGCTGGTCAACTCCCTCATGTTCACCCACCTGACCGACCCGGACAATCAATCGCCGGGCATCTTCATCTGGGCACCAGTGGCCTGGGCCATGATCGGCTGGGTGCTTTCCGGCTGGCGCAACTTGCGCAAGAGTGAGAACGACGGCAGCGACTGTCTAAAGCTGGCCGCGTGTTTGTCCGTGGTGATGACGCTGATCTGCTTGGTCCAACCGGCCACACCACCCAAGGGCGGCGCGGGCGTGCCGATCCTAAAGGCGCTTTCCATGTTGTCGGAACCGAAGTTCCTGGTGTTCATTCTGGTCTCCGTGGTGGTGGCCGGCACAATGCAGTTCTACTTCCTGGGCACCGCCCGGTATCTGACTGATATGGGCGCTTCGGGCAAGAATGTTCCGGCTATCATGGGCATCGCCCAGGCTGCGCAGGCGGTCGCCACCCTGGTGGCCCTTGGCGCGCTGCTTAAGGCGGTTGGCCCGAAGTGGACCATCACCATCGGTGCGATTAGCTGGATGACTTTGTACCTCGTGTATGTCATGAAGTTGCCGAAATCAATCATCGTGAGCGCGCAGGTTTTCCACGGTCTGGCCTATGTGTTTTTCATCATTGGCGGCGTAATCTATGTGAACATGGTTGCCCCCAAGGAAATCGTGAATTCGGCGCAAGGGTTGCTCGCGCAGGTCACCACGGGTATCGGCCTGTTCTTGGGCACGCAGTTGGCCGGAATTTCGATGGATCGCTTCGCCACCAACGGCCAGGTCAATTGGAGCAAAGTATTCATGGTGCCCCTGATTTGCACCGCCGCCGGAGTGGTGGCCTTGATCCTGGCGTTTTAG